From the Candidatus Bathyarchaeota archaeon genome, one window contains:
- a CDS encoding aspartate aminotransferase family protein, with product MRSQRDVIEAAERYRILSFARLEPIVIVEGRGASVWDMDGREYIDCYSGISVVNTGHCPARVVEAVKRQAERLIHCGPYVYHSLPTTELAVKLAEITPPGLKRAFFGNSGAEANECALKLAKKFTKRHEIIALECSFHGRTIGTLSVTGQSRRRRYDMGPYLSGVSFAPAPYCYRCPMGRSYPECDLLCARRIEEVIDYHTSNNVAALIAEPILGEGGIIVPPDDYFKVVKELLEARDILLILDEVQTGFARTGRMFAVEHYGVEPDMMTLGKAIAAGLPLGACIAREDVGMAFEPGDHLSTFGGNPVCCAAALENIRILEEEHLAEGAEEKGRYLMRRLEEMKESQSLIGDVRGKGLMVGVELVKDRRSKRPAVEEASRVREEMRNRGVLIGVGGVKGSTLRFQPPLIISKEQLDRVLEALEGSLSRIG from the coding sequence ATGAGGAGCCAGAGGGATGTTATAGAGGCGGCTGAGAGGTACAGGATCCTCAGCTTCGCGAGGCTTGAGCCCATCGTGATAGTCGAGGGGAGGGGGGCGTCCGTCTGGGATATGGATGGGAGGGAGTACATAGACTGCTACTCAGGCATATCCGTGGTTAACACGGGCCACTGCCCGGCGAGGGTTGTGGAGGCGGTTAAGAGGCAGGCTGAGAGGCTCATCCACTGCGGCCCCTACGTCTACCACAGCCTCCCAACGACGGAGCTGGCGGTGAAGCTCGCGGAGATAACACCTCCGGGGTTGAAAAGGGCCTTCTTCGGGAACAGCGGGGCCGAGGCGAACGAGTGCGCATTGAAGCTGGCCAAGAAGTTCACCAAGAGGCATGAGATCATAGCCCTAGAGTGCTCCTTCCACGGCCGGACCATTGGAACCCTCAGCGTGACAGGCCAGTCCAGGAGGAGGAGGTACGACATGGGCCCATACCTATCAGGCGTCTCCTTCGCCCCAGCCCCCTACTGCTACAGGTGCCCCATGGGCAGAAGCTACCCTGAGTGCGACCTCCTCTGCGCGAGGAGGATAGAGGAGGTTATAGATTATCACACCTCGAACAACGTGGCCGCATTGATAGCCGAGCCCATACTTGGAGAGGGTGGGATAATAGTCCCACCCGACGACTACTTTAAGGTGGTGAAGGAACTCCTCGAGGCCCGAGATATACTGCTGATACTTGACGAGGTTCAGACGGGCTTCGCTAGGACTGGGAGGATGTTCGCAGTCGAGCATTACGGAGTGGAGCCTGATATGATGACTTTGGGGAAGGCCATCGCCGCAGGCCTCCCCCTAGGAGCCTGCATAGCCAGGGAGGATGTGGGGATGGCCTTCGAGCCTGGGGACCACCTCTCAACCTTCGGGGGGAACCCAGTCTGCTGCGCAGCAGCCCTAGAGAACATCCGGATATTAGAGGAGGAGCACCTAGCCGAGGGGGCTGAGGAGAAGGGGAGATACCTGATGAGGAGGCTCGAGGAGATGAAGGAGTCTCAAAGCCTCATAGGAGATGTGAGGGGGAAGGGCCTCATGGTTGGAGTCGAACTGGTCAAGGATAGGAGGTCCAAGAGGCCTGCCGTGGAGGAGGCCTCAAGGGTGAGGGAGGAGATGAGGAACAGAGGCGTCCTAATAGGGGTTGGAGGGGTGAAGGGCTCAACCCTGAGATTCCAGCCGCCGCTTATAATCTCAAAGGAGCAGCTCGACAGGGTTCTAGAAGCCCTCGAGGGGTCCCTCTCAAGAATAGGATGA
- a CDS encoding VTT domain-containing protein — MDWLKEFMDLMIGLERALAGYGYLGAFLISFLGNLTIFLPVPFAFFIIALGATLNPFLVGVACGLGSTLGKLFAYLVGWAGRRFIDERYGSRLESAKALLRRYGVIMIFLFALLPLPDDLIMIPMGVLRYSFTNFFLATLIGKLAMGLILAYSGHYGFRLIHFLRETTGVLASVGTVILFIVIMVILLKIDWGRLLDRANKENLTMKKPSI, encoded by the coding sequence GTGGATTGGCTTAAGGAGTTTATGGACCTGATGATCGGGCTCGAGAGGGCCCTCGCAGGTTATGGATACCTCGGGGCCTTCCTCATCTCATTCCTGGGCAACCTCACCATCTTCCTCCCCGTCCCCTTCGCCTTCTTCATAATAGCCCTTGGGGCCACCCTGAACCCATTCCTGGTTGGGGTTGCCTGCGGGCTGGGCTCCACCCTGGGCAAGCTCTTCGCCTATCTTGTGGGTTGGGCTGGGAGGAGGTTCATCGACGAGAGGTATGGGAGCAGGCTTGAGTCTGCGAAGGCGCTGTTGAGGAGGTATGGGGTCATCATGATCTTCCTATTCGCCCTTCTTCCCCTCCCAGACGACCTGATAATGATCCCTATGGGTGTTCTAAGATACAGCTTCACGAACTTCTTCCTGGCGACCCTGATAGGCAAGCTCGCCATGGGCCTCATACTCGCCTACTCCGGCCACTATGGATTCAGGTTAATCCATTTCCTCCGGGAGACCACGGGTGTTCTAGCCAGTGTGGGGACAGTCATCCTGTTCATAGTCATCATGGTGATACTACTGAAGATAGACTGGGGCCGACTTCTCGATAGAGCCAACAAAGAAAACCTAACGATGAAAAAACCCAGCATCTAA
- a CDS encoding arsenate reductase ArsC, translated as MKKILFICVENAGRSQMAEALANHYGRGLVEAHSGGTRPAERVNPVVVQAMMEKGIDISKNRPKPLDIKSVEEADVIVTMGCGAEEFCPATFLDKVIDWGIEDPKGKPLEEVRKIRDEIERRVKELIEKLTSSS; from the coding sequence ATGAAGAAGATCCTATTCATCTGCGTGGAGAACGCTGGAAGGAGCCAGATGGCCGAGGCCTTAGCCAACCACTATGGCAGAGGATTGGTTGAAGCTCATAGCGGAGGCACGAGACCGGCCGAGAGGGTGAACCCAGTCGTAGTACAGGCCATGATGGAGAAGGGAATAGACATCTCCAAAAACAGGCCCAAACCCCTAGACATAAAGAGCGTGGAGGAGGCTGACGTGATAGTGACCATGGGATGCGGGGCCGAAGAATTCTGCCCAGCAACCTTCCTAGATAAGGTGATCGACTGGGGGATAGAAGACCCGAAGGGAAAACCCCTAGAAGAGGTTCGAAAGATAAGGGACGAGATAGAGAGAAGGGTGAAGGAACTCATAGAAAAGTTGACTTCATCATCCTGA
- a CDS encoding nodulation protein NfeD — translation MSVRLEGTISSMSYELVGEALMAGERGDFSAVLLLIDTPGGLLDATMGIVELIERSRVPVIGYVYPPGGKAWSAGTYILMATHIAAMSPNTLIGSAQPVSFEPLGGGSRPIEDPKTLNALEKYMMERARAHGRSEEVAKRFVRENLNLNDEDALSLGVIEVRAKNVEELLEKVDGREVEASGRTITLRTSKAGIIEWSPSLRVRLLGFISEPILAYLLFIVGFWTLIFGLSTPGLGAEMAGGLLLLLGLIGLGLMGANLGAILLILVGFALLLAEFLTPGFSILGGGGLVCLLLGSLLLFPGEWAVGAEWLNTLYTVMIVVPLSLGAFFIFVAYKVVTARRRRPFEMGIVGETAEAVGEIKGEGFVRLRGEMWRARSETIIKDGGRVKVVGKEGPILIVEPIKEKISEIKSE, via the coding sequence TTGTCGGTAAGGCTTGAGGGAACCATAAGCAGCATGTCTTACGAGCTCGTTGGAGAGGCCCTAATGGCGGGGGAGAGGGGGGACTTCTCGGCCGTGTTATTGTTAATAGATACCCCTGGAGGCCTTCTGGACGCCACCATGGGCATAGTGGAGCTTATAGAGCGCTCAAGGGTTCCGGTCATTGGTTATGTGTATCCACCTGGGGGTAAGGCCTGGTCCGCTGGAACCTACATCCTTATGGCCACCCATATAGCTGCCATGTCCCCCAACACGCTCATAGGCTCGGCCCAACCCGTCTCCTTCGAGCCCCTAGGAGGCGGATCAAGGCCGATAGAGGACCCCAAAACCCTGAACGCACTGGAAAAGTATATGATGGAGAGGGCTAGGGCACATGGGAGGAGTGAGGAGGTCGCAAAAAGGTTCGTGAGGGAGAACCTGAACTTAAACGACGAGGACGCCCTGAGCTTGGGGGTCATAGAGGTCAGGGCTAAAAATGTCGAGGAACTCCTGGAGAAGGTGGATGGAAGGGAGGTGGAGGCCAGTGGAAGAACCATAACCCTTAGGACCTCGAAGGCGGGCATCATCGAGTGGAGTCCGAGCCTAAGGGTGAGGCTGCTGGGCTTCATCTCCGAGCCCATCTTGGCCTACCTCCTCTTCATAGTAGGGTTCTGGACCCTCATCTTCGGCCTCTCCACCCCGGGGCTGGGAGCCGAGATGGCTGGGGGCCTCCTCCTGCTCCTAGGCCTTATAGGCCTGGGCCTAATGGGTGCAAACCTTGGGGCGATCCTCCTCATATTGGTCGGGTTCGCCCTACTGCTAGCCGAGTTCTTGACCCCAGGATTCAGCATCCTTGGAGGGGGAGGGCTGGTGTGCCTCCTATTAGGGAGCCTACTCCTCTTCCCAGGGGAGTGGGCTGTGGGGGCGGAGTGGCTGAACACCCTCTACACGGTCATGATAGTGGTCCCCCTATCCCTTGGAGCCTTCTTCATCTTCGTGGCCTACAAGGTGGTGACTGCGAGGAGGAGGAGGCCTTTCGAGATGGGTATAGTGGGGGAGACCGCGGAGGCAGTTGGAGAGATAAAGGGGGAGGGGTTCGTGAGGCTTAGGGGCGAGATGTGGAGGGCTAGAAGCGAGACAATTATCAAGGATGGAGGTAGGGTTAAAGTTGTTGGGAAGGAGGGCCCCATCCTCATAGTGGAACCAATAAAGGAAAAGATAAGTGAAATAAAGAGCGAGTAA
- a CDS encoding amidohydrolase family protein, giving the protein MRGGSLGMYADLVLMNGKIVAVNPEERIAEAVAVKFGRILEVGSDGDVKPLIGSGTVVVDLEGMTVLPGFIDTHGHLFSSGIGLGHIDCSEEAGVRSIRDIQERIAERAKRTPRGGWIVGDKFDESKLAERRIPNRWDLDAAAPEHPVLLSMVGGHVYVANSRALEVRGITKETPDPLPGGRLDRDPITGELTGILYERAVDLVRPEPSYEEVLEGIRRMSREYVSAGITCFYDSYITGKEVRAYLELKRRGELPLRVRWDMHLDTLPELEKMGITVPPGLGDDWLKICGVKVSTDGAISGRTAALRRPYHHKPGYYGELTMTREEVIEVVMRIHRAGLRASVHANGDQAISNFLDAVEIALEKYPREDHRHRDIHCSVVDEELIQRMGRLGVLPTIFGAYAYYHGDKILPAFGEERAGWMFAARSMMDAGLKVAAHSDHSASPYPPLMGIHSLVNRMTKGGKPYGLRQRITVMEAIKLYTINAAYHTFEEDQLGSIEPGKLADMVVLGEDILEVPKESIIDIPVEMTIVGGRIVYRRNG; this is encoded by the coding sequence ATGAGAGGAGGATCCTTAGGAATGTACGCAGACCTAGTGTTGATGAATGGTAAGATAGTCGCGGTGAACCCTGAGGAGAGGATCGCAGAGGCTGTGGCCGTGAAGTTCGGAAGGATCCTGGAGGTTGGATCCGATGGGGATGTCAAGCCACTGATAGGGAGCGGCACTGTGGTGGTAGACTTAGAAGGGATGACCGTCCTTCCAGGTTTCATAGACACCCACGGCCACCTATTCTCCTCGGGCATCGGCCTAGGCCACATAGACTGCAGCGAGGAGGCAGGAGTCAGGTCGATAAGGGACATACAGGAGAGGATTGCGGAGAGGGCGAAGAGGACCCCCAGGGGCGGATGGATTGTTGGAGACAAGTTTGACGAGTCTAAGCTGGCGGAGAGGAGGATCCCGAACAGGTGGGACCTCGACGCCGCAGCCCCCGAGCACCCCGTCCTCCTCTCCATGGTCGGGGGCCACGTCTACGTGGCCAACAGTAGGGCCCTAGAGGTGAGGGGCATAACCAAGGAGACTCCAGACCCCCTACCAGGGGGGAGGCTCGACAGGGATCCCATAACAGGTGAGCTGACCGGCATACTATACGAGAGGGCTGTTGACTTGGTTAGGCCTGAACCCAGCTACGAGGAGGTTTTGGAGGGGATCAGGAGGATGAGCAGGGAGTACGTCTCGGCTGGTATAACCTGCTTCTACGACTCCTACATAACCGGGAAGGAGGTGAGGGCCTATCTGGAGCTGAAGAGGAGGGGGGAGCTTCCCCTAAGGGTGAGGTGGGATATGCACCTCGACACCCTTCCTGAACTGGAGAAGATGGGCATAACGGTTCCCCCGGGCCTCGGGGATGATTGGCTCAAGATATGCGGGGTCAAGGTCTCCACAGACGGGGCCATATCGGGCAGGACTGCGGCCCTCAGGAGGCCCTACCATCACAAGCCCGGATACTATGGGGAGCTCACGATGACCCGGGAGGAGGTGATCGAGGTGGTCATGAGGATCCATAGGGCAGGCTTGAGGGCCTCGGTCCACGCCAATGGGGACCAGGCGATATCCAACTTCCTCGACGCTGTTGAGATAGCCTTGGAGAAGTATCCCAGGGAGGATCACAGGCACAGGGATATCCACTGCTCCGTGGTGGATGAGGAGCTCATCCAGAGGATGGGGAGGCTCGGAGTCCTCCCAACCATCTTCGGGGCCTATGCATACTATCATGGTGATAAGATCCTACCGGCTTTCGGGGAGGAGAGGGCAGGATGGATGTTCGCGGCTAGGTCGATGATGGATGCAGGTCTGAAGGTGGCCGCCCACTCGGACCACAGCGCCTCGCCCTATCCACCCCTGATGGGGATACACTCCCTAGTCAACAGGATGACGAAGGGCGGCAAGCCCTACGGGCTGAGGCAGAGGATCACAGTCATGGAGGCTATAAAGCTGTACACAATAAACGCGGCCTACCACACCTTCGAGGAGGATCAACTGGGGTCCATAGAGCCAGGGAAGCTCGCAGACATGGTTGTGCTGGGGGAGGACATCCTGGAGGTACCAAAAGAGTCGATTATAGATATACCTGTCGAGATGACGATAGTAGGAGGACGAATAGTCTATAGGAGAAATGGATAA
- a CDS encoding slipin family protein — MLMGIIAVAIVVLGLLSASIRVVREYERAVIFRLGRLVGAKGPGIFFRIPMADIFRKVDLRVVTFDVPNQQIITKDNITVDVDAVVYYRVFDPIKAVMNVENYIYATNLLAQTALRDTIGQVELDDLLTKREELGKTLTQILDTATDPWGIKVVNVSIKDVSLPEAMQRAIAKQAEAERERRSRIIIADGEFQAATKMAEAAKQYLESPIAVRLRELQTLTEIAREKNLVVVTPTSVGSDLATVLGLMRTQSKESR, encoded by the coding sequence ATGTTGATGGGAATCATAGCTGTGGCTATAGTTGTTCTGGGCCTCCTCTCAGCCTCGATAAGGGTGGTTAGGGAGTATGAGAGGGCCGTCATCTTCAGGCTTGGTAGGCTTGTGGGGGCTAAGGGGCCTGGGATATTCTTCAGGATTCCCATGGCCGACATCTTCAGGAAGGTCGACCTAAGGGTGGTGACCTTCGACGTCCCGAACCAGCAGATAATAACGAAGGATAACATCACCGTCGACGTGGACGCAGTGGTCTACTATAGGGTCTTCGACCCCATAAAGGCGGTCATGAATGTGGAGAACTACATCTACGCCACAAACCTCTTGGCCCAGACCGCTCTAAGGGACACCATAGGCCAGGTGGAGCTCGACGACCTCCTAACCAAGAGGGAGGAGCTTGGTAAGACCCTGACACAGATCTTGGACACCGCTACGGATCCCTGGGGTATAAAGGTTGTTAACGTCTCGATTAAGGACGTCTCCCTACCGGAGGCGATGCAGAGGGCCATAGCTAAGCAGGCTGAGGCTGAGAGGGAGAGGCGGTCGAGGATAATAATTGCGGATGGTGAGTTTCAGGCGGCAACGAAGATGGCTGAGGCAGCTAAACAGTACCTGGAGAGCCCTATAGCCGTGAGGCTTAGGGAACTCCAGACCCTGACTGAGATAGCCAGGGAGAAGAACCTCGTCGTCGTCACCCCCACATCGGTGGGCTCTGACCTAGCGACCGTGCTGGGTCTTATGAGGACGCAGAGCAAGGAGAGCAGATGA
- a CDS encoding GNAT family N-acetyltransferase, translating to MNIEIRDLEEENLEDVFRVCSHGRLEDPIQLKGMELKRRWLLEMLDRYGPTTKLAYLDGKPVAQILFYPEDIIPYIENPREGVVVLNCVYNPFQEARGMGCGKRLVKSLIHESPRGLKCLGGRPCRFIVAKPFNTGEGIPLERFYSHMGFKEAQMEMYMEITSPYQPRGRRPYTPLPEDRGRAIALYNPICEYSYPFALRVKEALNQIDPSLTVELIDSWRRPKEALKRGNHWLIVNSTPINSFLLNREAFSHEVLEALRKRWT from the coding sequence TTGAATATCGAGATCAGGGATCTTGAGGAGGAGAATTTAGAGGACGTGTTCAGGGTCTGCAGCCACGGGAGGCTGGAGGACCCCATCCAGCTGAAGGGGATGGAGCTCAAGAGGAGGTGGCTGCTCGAGATGCTCGATAGGTATGGGCCCACAACCAAGCTGGCATACCTAGATGGAAAACCTGTGGCCCAGATCCTGTTCTATCCCGAGGATATCATCCCATACATAGAGAACCCAAGGGAGGGGGTGGTGGTCCTCAACTGCGTGTATAACCCCTTCCAAGAGGCCCGGGGAATGGGATGCGGAAAGCGGTTGGTGAAGAGCCTAATCCATGAATCTCCAAGGGGCCTCAAATGCCTGGGGGGAAGGCCCTGCAGGTTCATAGTGGCGAAACCCTTCAACACGGGGGAGGGGATACCCCTAGAGAGGTTCTACAGCCACATGGGGTTTAAGGAGGCGCAAATGGAGATGTACATGGAGATAACCTCACCATACCAGCCTAGAGGCCGGAGGCCGTACACCCCCCTACCAGAGGACAGGGGCAGGGCCATAGCCCTCTACAACCCCATATGCGAGTACTCCTACCCCTTCGCCCTGAGGGTGAAGGAGGCCCTAAACCAGATAGATCCGAGCCTCACCGTCGAACTCATAGACTCGTGGAGAAGACCCAAAGAGGCTTTGAAGAGGGGAAACCACTGGCTCATAGTGAACTCCACCCCGATAAACAGCTTCCTCCTGAACAGAGAAGCCTTCAGCCACGAGGTGCTAGAGGCCTTAAGAAAAAGGTGGACTTAA